The following proteins are co-located in the Siansivirga zeaxanthinifaciens CC-SAMT-1 genome:
- a CDS encoding head GIN domain-containing protein: MSTLIKIIITTLLSFSLFSCNFDINLNSGVRGNGQVKTMDRSLNQPFTSIKSTEGLDVYLTQGESASIQVEADENLHDLIVTEVVDGVLKIHTLKNIGSCKAKKIMISFKDIAEIKATSGSDVFSTNTITVDDLVLTTTSGSDMILDVNTTNLLCKSTSGSDLNVSGTTKNLVVETTSGSDFKGEKLIAQSCNASASSGSDITLNTQEKLIANASSGGDIKYYGDPKIIDQTSGSSGSIKKK; the protein is encoded by the coding sequence ATGAGTACATTAATCAAAATTATCATCACAACCCTTTTAAGCTTTAGCTTGTTTTCTTGTAATTTCGATATTAATTTAAACTCTGGGGTACGAGGCAATGGCCAAGTAAAAACAATGGACCGCAGCTTAAACCAACCTTTTACAAGTATTAAATCAACCGAAGGTTTAGATGTTTATTTAACACAAGGCGAAAGTGCCAGCATACAGGTTGAAGCAGACGAAAACCTACACGACCTTATTGTAACAGAAGTTGTCGATGGGGTTTTAAAAATTCATACTTTAAAAAATATCGGGTCTTGTAAGGCCAAAAAAATTATGATAAGTTTTAAAGATATTGCCGAAATTAAAGCCACCAGTGGTAGCGATGTTTTTTCTACGAACACGATTACTGTTGATGATTTAGTTTTAACAACCACTAGCGGTAGCGACATGATTTTAGATGTTAATACCACCAATCTACTATGCAAATCGACAAGCGGAAGCGATTTAAACGTATCGGGAACTACTAAAAATCTGGTAGTTGAAACCACAAGCGGCAGTGATTTTAAAGGCGAAAAGCTCATAGCCCAATCTTGCAATGCCAGTGCTTCAAGTGGCTCGGATATTACGCTAAACACCCAAGAAAAACTTATTGCTAATGCATCCAGTGGTGGCGATATTAAATATTATGGAGACCCTAAAATTATAGACCAAACTAGTGGTTCGTCTGGTAGCATTAAAAAGAAATAA